The following are encoded together in the Drosophila takahashii strain IR98-3 E-12201 chromosome X, DtakHiC1v2, whole genome shotgun sequence genome:
- the Or1a gene encoding odorant receptor 1a isoform X1, translated as MSKLIEVFLGNLWTQRFTFARMGLDLLPNSGNRKGKVLRSPILYGIMFLATGFELCTVCAFMVQHRNQIVLCSEALMHGLQMISSLLKMAIFLAKSHDLVALIQLIQTPFTDADEDEDLSEWRSQNRRGQLMAAIYFMMCAGTSVSFLLMPVALTMLKYHSTGEFAPVSSFRVILPYDVTQPHIYALDCCLMVFVLSFFCCSTTGVDTLYGWCALGLSSQYRRLGQQLMWIQEHSDPSRSDFGFGKLFAEHARLLNLVQHFNASFMEIAFVEVLVICVLYCSVICQYIMPHTDQNFAFLGFFSMVVTTQLCIYLFGAEQVRLEAEAFGRQLYEVIPWQKLSPQHRRLLLFPLQRAQRETILGAYFFELGRPLLVWIFRTAGSFTTLLNALYAKYETP; from the exons ATGTCAAAGCTAATCGAGGTGTTTCTGGGGAATCTCTGGACGCAGCGATTCACCTTTGCCCGAATGGGCTTGGATCTGCTGCCCAATAGCGGCAATAGAAAGGGCAAAGTTCTGCGATCTCCCATTCTTTATGGCATTATGTTTCTGGCCACCGGCTTTGAACTCTGCACCGTGTGCGCTTTTATGGTCCAACATCGCAACCAAATCGTGCTCTGTTCGGAGGCCTTGATGCATGGCTTGCAGATGATCTCCTCGCTTCTAAAGATGGCCATATTCTTGGCCAAGTCCCACGACCTGGTGGCCCTCATTCAATTGATTCAGACGCCTTTTACGGACgccgacgaggacgaggatcTTTCGGAATGGCGATCCCAGAATCGCAGGGGCCAACTTATGGCTGCCATTTACTTCATGATGTGTGCCGGCACAAGTGTCTCCTTTCTGTTGATGCCAGTGGCTTTGACCATGCTGAAATACCATTCGACGGGGGAATTTGCACCAGTCAGCTCGTTTCGGGTGAT CCTTCCCTATGACGTAACTCAACCGCATATCTACGCCCTGGACTGCTGCCTGATGGTGTTCGTTCTGAGCTTCTTTTGCTGCTCCACCACGGGAGTGGACACCTTATATGGCTGGTGTGCCCTGGGCCTGAGCTCCCAGTACCGTCGCCTTGGTCAGCAGTTGATGTGGATTCAGGAGCACTCCGATCCATCTCGTTCGGATTTCGGTTTCGGCAAACTCTTCGCCGAACATGCTCGTCTCTTGAACTTGGTCCAACATTTCAATGCCAGCTTTATGGAAATTGCCTTCGTTGAGGTTCTGGTGATCTGTGTGCTCTATTGTTCAGTGATTTGCCAGTACATTATGCCACATACCGACCAGAATTTCGCCTTTCTTGGGTTCTTTTCCATGGTGGTCACCACCCAATTGTGCATCTATCTCTTTGGCGCCGAACAAGTTCGTTTGGAGGCTGAGGCATTTGGCAGACAGCTTTACGAGGTGATTCCTTGGCAAAAACTTTCTCCGCAACACCGAAGACTTTTACTTTTTCCCCTGCAACGAGCTCAACGCGAAACCATCCTGGGTGCTTATTTTTTCGAACTGGGAAGACCTTTACTCGTTTGG atatttcGCACAGCGGGCTCTTTTACAACTTTACTCAACGCACTTTATGCAAAATACGAAACGCCTTAG